The Alphaproteobacteria bacterium genome has a segment encoding these proteins:
- a CDS encoding fatty acid desaturase has protein sequence MTNKNNSSLQSEISRHPLVIKADRLCHYYEVPTWIVTICVYSLWLTLTFYFQAIPWYAMAILAPLTIAWHGSLRHEATHNHPINRKVATLVGYPPLNLCDPFVLYRESHQRHHRNEHLTDPYEDPESFFYRKEDWESKSWLMQKLWIFNQTFFGRMTIGPAIIYGRWYVREVKAMLLGDTTRMRIWAEHAIIVAALLYWVTQICGIALWQYVVFFAYPGISIGLIRSFYEHRYDASPLGRCVLVERSPFFQMLFLNNNFHAVHHDKPGMPWYQIDEYYRARKEYYQQASENYVVESYGQLMREFMFKPIFYPVHPLAETSHIPPEEHATHEKPLVDAVLPIFEDDISATGR, from the coding sequence ATGACGAATAAAAATAACTCTTCCCTGCAAAGTGAAATTAGCCGTCACCCGCTGGTGATAAAGGCAGATCGCTTATGCCATTATTATGAAGTGCCGACGTGGATAGTTACCATTTGCGTATATAGCCTGTGGTTGACGCTTACCTTTTATTTTCAGGCCATCCCGTGGTATGCCATGGCAATTCTTGCGCCACTAACCATTGCGTGGCATGGATCGCTGCGTCATGAAGCCACACATAACCACCCGATAAATCGTAAGGTAGCTACGCTTGTTGGCTATCCGCCGCTGAATTTATGTGACCCTTTCGTGCTTTACCGCGAATCGCACCAGCGGCATCACCGTAACGAGCATCTGACCGACCCATATGAAGATCCCGAATCGTTCTTTTACCGCAAAGAGGACTGGGAAAGTAAAAGCTGGCTGATGCAAAAGCTGTGGATATTCAACCAGACATTTTTTGGCCGCATGACCATTGGCCCTGCGATTATCTATGGTCGCTGGTATGTGCGGGAAGTGAAGGCTATGTTGCTGGGAGATACGACCCGAATGCGCATCTGGGCAGAACATGCAATCATCGTAGCTGCATTGCTTTATTGGGTGACGCAAATCTGCGGTATAGCCCTTTGGCAATATGTTGTGTTTTTCGCCTATCCGGGCATAAGCATTGGGCTGATACGCTCTTTTTACGAGCATCGCTATGATGCATCGCCTTTAGGACGTTGCGTATTGGTGGAGCGCAGCCCATTTTTCCAGATGTTGTTTCTAAATAATAACTTCCATGCAGTACATCACGATAAGCCCGGTATGCCTTGGTATCAGATTGATGAATATTATCGCGCACGGAAAGAATATTATCAGCAAGCCAGCGAAAATTATGTGGTGGAAAGCTATGGCCAGCTAATGCGTGAATTTATGTTTAAGCCAATATTCTATCCGGTGCATCCACTGGCAGAAACTTCGCATATTCCACCTGAAGAGCATGCCACCCATGAAAAGCCTTTGGTAGATGCGGTGTTGCCCATTTTCGAAGACGATATCTCTGCAACAGGACGCTAA
- a CDS encoding PhnD/SsuA/transferrin family substrate-binding protein, producing the protein MTQWRVAFPMYVLPQMQADMRSLWIMVKTRLTMDGVENLPDEPEFSDPLAQGHVPQDLLMLQYCGYPYVTQWQESKQLTPFACLHYDAPHCEGKLHRSVIVVAEQSKIKKLSKLKNSRVAINGYDSNTGMNLLRHTIAPIAKSTQFFSQVTVTGAHAASAQAVADGSADVAAIDCVTFAYLSDYDAALTAQLRVIATTETSPALPLFVASHVPQDIQQKLYTAWQEVMDNRNQYAATLKRLRMQGIEPITNADLDVIAKYEAQAAQMGYPELI; encoded by the coding sequence ATGACCCAGTGGCGGGTGGCTTTCCCTATGTATGTGCTGCCACAAATGCAGGCAGATATGCGCAGTCTGTGGATAATGGTAAAAACACGCCTGACTATGGATGGTGTAGAAAACCTGCCAGATGAGCCGGAGTTCAGCGATCCACTGGCGCAAGGGCATGTACCCCAAGATTTGCTGATGCTGCAATATTGCGGATATCCCTATGTAACACAATGGCAGGAAAGCAAACAACTTACGCCATTCGCATGTCTGCATTATGATGCGCCACATTGTGAAGGAAAGCTACATCGCAGTGTGATAGTGGTGGCTGAGCAAAGCAAAATCAAAAAACTTTCCAAGTTAAAAAACAGCCGTGTTGCCATTAACGGTTACGATTCAAATACGGGTATGAATTTGTTGCGCCATACAATTGCACCAATTGCGAAATCAACGCAGTTTTTCTCGCAGGTGACAGTAACAGGTGCCCATGCCGCCAGTGCGCAAGCTGTGGCAGATGGCAGCGCGGATGTGGCAGCGATAGATTGTGTAACATTTGCTTATTTATCAGATTATGACGCAGCATTAACCGCGCAATTGCGTGTAATAGCTACCACCGAAACCAGTCCGGCGCTGCCACTATTCGTTGCCTCGCATGTGCCGCAGGATATTCAGCAGAAGCTTTACACCGCATGGCAGGAGGTGATGGATAACCGCAACCAATATGCGGCCACATTAAAGCGCTTGCGTATGCAGGGAATAGAGCCAATTACAAATGCCGATTTGGATGTGATTGCTAAATATGAAGCCCAAGCGGCGCAGATGGGCTACCCAGAACTTATATGA